In Bactrocera oleae isolate idBacOlea1 chromosome 5, idBacOlea1, whole genome shotgun sequence, a genomic segment contains:
- the Trf2 gene encoding uncharacterized protein Trf2 translates to MYITNSSNIGMATLLQQNKATCMKTLINGGGNGSSNGNNGNSVSNSGIVVGSIVSGVGAGTSQVGSGTVATVVGAGGATNIAGLGSGGVGGNLVLSSGQAIVLTNGATGASSIINYQQYQQLLQQQQQQQQQHINSNVATTTAASGTRVLMPHEMVTLPISSIVTTSGGGLALITSANTGGGNATATQGHFLVAATASPTVQPIHTTTMGSTNANISSFQQQFQQQIAAQHSTASNVVSSATTNRTTTVYTQQPATTGVVQTVPTTRYFSQFSNQQQPTSSITTGAATPTIVAAKATGNRTIIINRSNNTIIAGNTTQRLQHAKILNKPPTNIAATPSSVITNAVLGNKSQINSHSPAIQAVKLQQQPQRQNLTALQQIKQQQLLQQQKIQLVKPIVHSSSSVTTIATKTTTVVTNTAASSRNTPSGTMVNGGINSVPNNNSIASNNSNTSGNVASATTPALAAKALPTAAVFPQQQQQQQQLQLQNHQQQQQQLKQQQNQNQSQQLQSQQLGQAQEHKQIVAHSRTIPATSHNSTPVAINKTTNSVAAATPEGSAGAEASNTEPEVEPEIDIVINNVVCSFSVRCHLNLRDIALKGFNVEYRRENGMVTMKLRRPYTTASIWSSGRITCTGATSEEQAKIAARRYSRCLEKLGFRVRFQNFRVVNVLGTCSMPWAIKILNFSERYKKEACYEPELHPGVTYKLRYPKATLKIFSTGSITVTAASVANVQAAIEHIFPLVYEFRKKRSPEELEQLRIKQQRAASVDVTELDEVLNHDVVVETDTTTVPTLQRRRISNSALNNFKQKRRRIGSDIDFDGGDGSLVAAEEIDDPAAKETDDNIVMYDPDDLIEGPDEEDDL, encoded by the exons ATGTATATCACTAACAGCAGCAACATTGGTATGGCCACGTTGCTGCAACAGAACAAGGCTACTTGTATGAAGACCCTTATCAATGGTGGCGGCAACGGCAGTAGCAATGGCAATAACGGAAACAGCGTCAGCAACTCTGGAATAGTTGTTGGTAGTATTGTAAGTGGCGTAGGTGCGGGAACATCACAAGTGGGAAGCGGAACGGTTGCAACCGTTGTTGGAGCCGGTGGTGCTACAAATATTGCCGGTCTGGGCAGTGGTGGTGTGGGTGGTAATTTAGTCTTGTCCAGTGGGCAGGCTATTGTTCTAACAAATGGAGCAACCGGTGCTAGTAGTATAATCAACTATCAACAATATCAAcagttgttgcaacaacaacaacaacagcagcaacaacatataAACTCCAACGTTGCTACCACAACTGCAGCATCCGGTACACGAGTATTAATGCCTCACGAAATGGTGACACTTCCTATTAGTAGTATTGTAACAACTAGTGGTGGCGGCTTAGCCCTGATAACCAGTGCAAATACGGGTGGAGGAAACGCCACGGCCACACAAGGGCACTTCTTGGTTGCGGCAACAGCAAGTCCTACGGTGCAACCCATTCACACAACTACGATGGGCTCCACTAACGCTAATATTAGCAGTTTTCAGCAGCAATTTCAACAACAAATCGCCGCACAGCATTCAACTGCAAGTAATGTGGTATCCTCTGCTACGACTAACCGTACAACTACTGTTTACACTCAGCAACCAGCAACTACAGGCGTAGTACAAACAGTGCCTACGACACGTTACTTTTCGCAATTTAGTAATCAACAACAACCTACATCTAGTATTACGACTGGAGCTGCCACGCCAACAATTGTAGCCGCGAAAGCTACGGGCAATCGTACCATCATTATTAATCGCTCCAATAATACTATAATTGCTGGTAATACAACACAACGTTTGCAACATGCCAAAATCTTAAATAAACCACCGACCAATATTGCAGCGACGCCATCATCTGTTATAACGAATGCTGTGCTCGGCAATAAGTCACAAATTAATTCTCATTCTCCTGCCATTCAAGCTGTGAagttgcaacaacaaccgcaacgACAAAATCTTACGGCCTTAcaacaaattaaacaacaacaattgctgcAACAGCAAAAAATACAACTAGTGAAGCCAATCGTACACAGTAGCAGTTCGGTGACAACaattgctacaaaaacaacaacagtagtaACCAATACGGCTGCATCCTCGCGCAACACACCGAGTGGGACAATGGTGAATGGTGGCATAAATTCAGTTCCTAACAACAATAGTATAGCTAGCAACAACAGTAATACGAGTGGAAATGTTGCAAGTGCCACAACGCCAGCATTGGCTGCCAAAGCCTTACCCACGGCGGCTGTAtttccacaacaacagcaacaacaacaacagttgcaGTTACAAaatcatcaacaacaacagcagcaacttaaacaacaacaaaaccaaaaccaaaGTCAACAACTTCAATCTCAGCAACTTGGACAAGCGCAAGAGCATAAACAAATAGTTGCACACTCACGCACCATACCCGCCACATCTCACAATTCAACACCTGTTGCAATTAACAAAACTACAAATTCAGTTGCTGCAGCCACTCCAGAAGGCTCTGCTGGTGCAGAAGCCTCCAATACTGAACCCGAGGTCGAGCCAGAGATCGACATCGTTATTAATAATGTTGTCTGTTCGTTCAGTGTACGTTGCCATTTAAATTTGCGCGATATCGCACTCAAGGGCTTCAATGTGGAGTATCGTCGGGAAAACGGTATGGTGACTATGAAACTGCGCCGGCCTTATACGACTGCGTCAATCTGGTCATCGGGCCGAATTACATGTACGGGAGCTACATCTGAGGAACAG GCAAAAATTGCGGCACGTCGTTATTCACGCTGTCTTGAAAAACTCGGATTTCGTGTGCGTTTTCAAAATTTCCGAGTTGTTAATGTGCTCGGCACATGCAGCATGCCATGGGCTATTAAGATTTTAAATTTCTCAGAAAGATACAAGAAAGAAGCCTGTTACGAGCCAGAGTTACATCCCGGTGTCACATATAAGCTGCGTTATCCAAAGGccactttgaaaatattctccacCGGCAGTATAACTGTGACTG CTGCCAGTGTTGCTAATGTACAGGCTGCCATAGAACATATATTCCCGTTAGTTTATGAGTTTCGTAAGAAACGTTCACCCGAGGAACTTGAACAATTACGCATTAAGCAACAACGGGCCGCTTCAGTAGATGTAACGGAACTCGATGAGGTGCTAAACCATGATGTTGTCGTTGAAACGGACACAACCACTGTGCCAACATTACAGCGCCGACGTATTAGCAATAGCGCactcaataattttaaacaaaagcgCCGAAGAATCGGCAGTGATATTGACTTTGATGGCGGCGATGGTTCGCTGGTAGCAGCTGAAGAAATCGACGATCCCGCAGCAAAGGAAACCGACGATAATATTGTGATGTACGATCCGGATGATTTAATTGAAGGACCAGACGAGGAAGATGATCTTTAA